From the Sphingomonas mesophila genome, one window contains:
- a CDS encoding M13 family metallopeptidase translates to MATIDLIACGELPVTQRLVSLAALAAALAACATTPPPAPMASAEPQAVAEPAAAEPAAASTPKIGTFGFDKSGMDTTVLPGDNFYTYANGIWAKNTPIPADKSNYGMFTMLDDLSKERTKVIVEEAAKDPSNKIGAAYTAYLDTAAIEAKGLTPIQPWLDEIAALSSKSAYPALLAKAANAGVGTPFPLFVGQDDKSPDRYVPIMFQGGIGMPDRDYYLSKDAKIVATRGKYLEFLTAMLSEAGVPNAAARAKAVLDYETKIAGVHWTQVDSRDSTKTYNLLTLAQLQSRAPGFDFRRFLADSGVNFNEVVVSQPSAVTGIAKLIAAAPLQVLKDQLTARSIGSYGAVLPKRIDDKVFAFYGTALSGTPEQEARWKRGVNFVTGALADDVSKIYVERHYPPETKAAMDALVANVVAAMGRRIDGLAWMKPETKARARAKLANFTTKIGYPERWQDYGSLEMRADDAFGNAQRAIAWGRADNLSKLGQPIRRWEWGMTPMTVNAYANFGMQEIVFPAAILQPPFFDPNADPAINYGGIGAVIGHEISHHFDDQGAKYDEQGRLRDWWTKEDVAAFERLTKELVAQYDAYEPLPGMKVKGAFTLGENMGDLAGVTIAYDAYRHSLGGNEAPVIDGTTGDQRFYLGWAQVWRRNYREANLRQRLITDPHSPSEQRVWVVRNFDRWYDAFSVQPGQKLYLAPDKRVRVW, encoded by the coding sequence ATGGCGACCATCGACCTCATTGCTTGTGGAGAATTGCCCGTGACCCAAAGGCTTGTTTCCCTCGCGGCGCTGGCCGCTGCCCTCGCCGCTTGCGCGACCACCCCGCCGCCGGCGCCGATGGCGAGCGCCGAACCGCAGGCGGTGGCCGAGCCGGCCGCGGCCGAGCCGGCAGCGGCGTCGACCCCCAAGATCGGCACGTTCGGATTCGACAAGAGCGGGATGGATACGACCGTCCTGCCGGGCGACAATTTCTACACCTATGCCAACGGCATCTGGGCCAAGAACACGCCGATCCCGGCCGACAAGTCGAACTATGGCATGTTCACCATGCTCGACGATCTGTCGAAGGAGCGGACCAAGGTCATCGTCGAGGAAGCGGCGAAGGATCCGTCGAACAAGATCGGCGCGGCCTATACCGCCTATCTCGACACCGCCGCGATCGAGGCCAAGGGCCTGACCCCGATCCAGCCGTGGCTGGACGAGATCGCCGCGCTGTCGAGCAAGTCGGCCTATCCGGCACTGCTCGCCAAGGCCGCCAATGCCGGAGTCGGAACGCCGTTCCCGCTGTTCGTCGGCCAGGACGACAAGTCGCCCGACCGCTACGTGCCGATCATGTTCCAAGGCGGGATCGGCATGCCCGACCGCGACTATTATCTGTCGAAGGACGCCAAGATCGTCGCCACGCGCGGCAAATATCTCGAATTCCTGACGGCGATGCTGAGCGAGGCCGGGGTGCCGAACGCCGCGGCGCGGGCCAAGGCGGTGCTCGACTACGAGACCAAGATCGCCGGGGTCCACTGGACCCAGGTCGACAGCCGCGATTCGACGAAGACCTATAATCTGCTGACCCTGGCGCAGTTGCAGTCGCGCGCGCCGGGCTTCGACTTCCGCCGCTTCCTCGCCGACAGCGGGGTCAATTTCAACGAGGTGGTGGTGTCGCAGCCGAGCGCGGTGACCGGGATCGCCAAGCTGATCGCGGCGGCGCCGCTGCAGGTGCTCAAGGACCAGCTCACCGCGCGCAGCATCGGAAGCTATGGCGCGGTGCTGCCCAAGCGCATCGACGACAAGGTGTTCGCGTTCTACGGCACCGCGCTGTCGGGCACTCCGGAGCAGGAGGCGCGGTGGAAGCGCGGGGTCAATTTCGTCACCGGCGCGCTGGCCGACGACGTCAGCAAGATCTATGTCGAGCGCCACTACCCGCCCGAGACCAAGGCGGCGATGGACGCGCTGGTCGCCAATGTCGTGGCGGCGATGGGCCGGCGGATCGACGGGCTGGCGTGGATGAAGCCGGAGACCAAGGCGCGAGCGCGCGCCAAGCTGGCCAATTTCACCACCAAGATCGGCTATCCCGAGCGCTGGCAGGACTATGGCTCGCTCGAGATGCGGGCCGACGACGCGTTCGGCAATGCGCAGCGGGCGATTGCCTGGGGCCGCGCCGACAACCTCAGCAAGCTCGGCCAGCCGATCCGCCGCTGGGAGTGGGGTATGACCCCGATGACGGTCAACGCCTACGCCAATTTCGGGATGCAGGAGATCGTCTTCCCGGCCGCCATCCTGCAGCCGCCGTTCTTCGATCCCAACGCCGACCCGGCGATCAACTATGGCGGGATCGGCGCCGTGATCGGTCACGAGATCAGCCACCATTTCGACGACCAGGGCGCCAAATATGACGAGCAGGGTCGGCTCAGGGACTGGTGGACCAAGGAGGACGTGGCGGCGTTTGAGCGGCTGACCAAGGAACTGGTCGCGCAATATGACGCCTACGAGCCGCTGCCGGGGATGAAGGTCAAGGGCGCCTTCACGCTGGGCGAGAACATGGGCGATTTGGCCGGGGTGACGATCGCCTATGACGCCTATCGCCATTCGCTGGGCGGCAACGAGGCGCCGGTGATCGACGGGACGACCGGCGACCAGCGCTTCTACCTCGGCTGGGCGCAGGTCTGGCGGCGCAACTACCGCGAGGCGAACCTGCGCCAGCGGCTGATCACCGATCCGCACTCGCCGAGCGAGCAGCGCGTGTGGGTGGTGCGCAATTTCGACCGTTGGTACGACGCGTTCAGCGTCCAGCCGGGGCAGAAATTGTACCTGGCGCCGGACAAGCGCGTCCGCGTCTGGTAA
- a CDS encoding response regulator: MLEQQLALIEAPPQRPLPWLVPALVAAAAASGAVLFALAGEPFYAGLFVAGMVAMLVAAFVIEKREAARASAPVTIALPDYALAAALLESARDAAALTDSEGALVSANSAFRERFGNVRPDQIGESAERLADLRAAAWRDGSAGADGGEDGPVMVERVGGAGDLLLWRFKRARRDMLEILVERVGGAEGELFAGSGVLAAAIDRDGRVVAANRLFQERAREGRQKIVGTPIAELIDGEGNQVRLKAQGEAGATLRLVHVPVAPGAGDGAGLALLFDRPGAGEADSTNVQALLDLLPLGLALVDRDGRFLTTNKAFRTAGGIGDNAALIYPGDLVIKEDKAAVADSVRRHARGPAMSRDLPVRLTSQPGEPVALTVASLRGLGDAAVLLLLKDNSEEAKLKRQIAQATKMQAVGQLAGGVAHDFNNILTAIIGHCDLMMMRHAPGDSDYDDIQQIKSNSNRAAGLTRQLLAFSRQQTLRPQLLQLPDVVSEVSHLLKRLLGETVELVVKHGRDLFPVRADPGQLEQVIVNLAVNARDAMQPAGGGTLTIQTYSVRADQVAELGSDILPIADYAALSITDTGTGIATSVLGKVFEPFFTTKEVGKGTGLGLSTVYGIVKQSGGYIFADSKVGEGTRFTIYLPAHEVEASAAQARAPAKPQENELWGSGTILLVEDEPMVRTVAERALSRHGYTVLTASNGEEALELLGGGTEVDLLVSDVVMPIMDGPAMVREARKSHPGLPILFMSGYAEEQLRKSIDVDNAAFLPKPFSMQELAEAVRTALLTISPR; the protein is encoded by the coding sequence ATGCTCGAGCAGCAACTGGCCCTGATCGAGGCGCCGCCGCAGCGCCCCCTGCCGTGGCTGGTCCCGGCGCTGGTGGCGGCCGCTGCGGCGAGCGGGGCGGTGTTGTTCGCGCTGGCCGGCGAGCCGTTCTACGCCGGGCTGTTCGTCGCCGGGATGGTGGCGATGCTGGTCGCGGCGTTCGTCATCGAGAAGCGCGAGGCGGCGCGGGCGAGCGCTCCGGTGACGATCGCGCTGCCCGACTATGCGCTGGCCGCGGCGCTGCTCGAAAGCGCGCGCGACGCGGCGGCACTGACCGACAGCGAAGGCGCGCTGGTGAGCGCCAACAGCGCGTTCCGCGAGCGCTTCGGCAATGTCCGGCCGGACCAGATCGGCGAGAGTGCGGAGCGGCTGGCGGACTTGCGCGCGGCGGCGTGGCGCGACGGGTCGGCCGGGGCGGATGGCGGCGAGGACGGGCCGGTGATGGTCGAGCGCGTCGGCGGGGCGGGCGACCTGCTGTTGTGGCGGTTCAAGCGCGCGCGGCGCGATATGCTGGAGATCTTGGTCGAGCGGGTCGGCGGGGCGGAGGGCGAATTGTTCGCCGGAAGCGGCGTGCTGGCGGCCGCGATCGACCGCGACGGGCGGGTGGTGGCAGCCAATCGCTTGTTCCAGGAGCGTGCCAGAGAGGGGCGGCAGAAGATCGTCGGGACGCCGATCGCCGAGCTGATCGACGGCGAGGGCAATCAGGTTCGCTTAAAGGCGCAGGGCGAGGCGGGCGCGACGCTTCGGCTGGTGCATGTGCCGGTTGCGCCGGGCGCGGGCGACGGCGCCGGGCTGGCGCTGCTGTTCGACCGGCCGGGGGCCGGGGAGGCCGACTCGACCAACGTCCAGGCGCTGCTCGATTTGCTCCCGCTGGGGCTTGCGCTGGTCGACCGCGACGGGCGCTTCCTGACCACCAACAAGGCGTTCCGAACGGCGGGCGGGATCGGCGACAATGCGGCGCTGATCTATCCCGGCGACCTGGTGATTAAGGAGGACAAGGCCGCGGTCGCGGATTCGGTTCGGCGCCACGCGCGCGGCCCGGCGATGTCGCGCGACTTGCCGGTGCGGCTGACCAGCCAGCCGGGCGAGCCGGTCGCGCTCACCGTCGCCAGCCTGCGCGGGCTGGGCGATGCGGCGGTGCTGCTATTGCTCAAGGACAATAGTGAGGAGGCGAAGCTCAAGCGCCAGATCGCTCAGGCCACCAAGATGCAGGCGGTCGGCCAGCTGGCGGGCGGCGTGGCGCACGATTTCAACAACATCCTGACCGCGATCATCGGCCATTGCGATCTGATGATGATGCGCCACGCGCCGGGCGACAGCGACTATGACGACATCCAGCAGATCAAGTCGAACTCCAACCGCGCGGCGGGGCTGACGCGGCAGTTGCTGGCCTTCTCGCGCCAGCAAACGCTGCGGCCGCAATTGCTGCAATTGCCGGACGTGGTGAGCGAAGTATCGCATTTGCTGAAGCGGCTGCTCGGCGAAACGGTGGAATTGGTGGTGAAGCACGGCCGCGACCTGTTCCCGGTGCGCGCCGACCCGGGGCAGCTGGAGCAGGTTATCGTCAACCTCGCGGTCAATGCGCGCGACGCGATGCAGCCGGCCGGCGGGGGGACGCTCACCATCCAAACCTATTCGGTGCGCGCCGACCAGGTCGCCGAGCTAGGCAGCGACATATTGCCGATCGCCGATTATGCGGCACTATCGATCACCGACACCGGGACCGGGATCGCGACCAGCGTGCTGGGCAAGGTGTTCGAACCGTTCTTCACCACCAAGGAGGTCGGCAAGGGCACCGGCCTCGGGCTGTCGACGGTCTATGGCATCGTCAAGCAGTCGGGCGGGTACATCTTCGCGGATTCGAAGGTCGGCGAGGGGACGAGGTTCACCATCTATCTGCCGGCGCACGAGGTCGAAGCGTCGGCGGCGCAGGCGCGCGCTCCGGCCAAGCCGCAGGAGAACGAGCTGTGGGGCAGCGGCACGATCCTGTTGGTGGAGGACGAGCCGATGGTGCGCACCGTGGCGGAACGCGCGCTCAGCCGCCACGGCTATACGGTGCTGACCGCGAGCAACGGCGAGGAGGCGCTAGAGCTGCTCGGCGGCGGGACCGAGGTCGACCTTTTGGTCAGCGACGTGGTGATGCCGATCATGGACGGCCCGGCGATGGTGCGCGAGGCGCGCAAGAGCCATCCCGGCCTGCCGATCCTGTTCATGTCGGGCTATGCCGAAGAGCAATTGCGCAAGTCGATCGACGTCGACAATGCGGCGTTCCTGCCGAAACCCTTTTCGATGCAGGAACTTGCCGAGGCGGTGCGGACCGCGCTGCTGACCATCAGCCCGAGATAA
- a CDS encoding response regulator, with the protein MFRPRSILIVEDEPLISMMLEDFVMSLGHSVAAICETVGDALDAIEANSFDMAILDVNLKGENVWPVAHKLRERDVPFVLASGGHVDPPPSEFDGVPMIDKPYTIDRIKPAIEAAVAATPEQ; encoded by the coding sequence ATGTTCCGGCCGCGTTCCATCCTGATCGTCGAGGACGAGCCGCTCATTTCGATGATGCTCGAGGACTTCGTCATGTCGCTCGGCCACAGCGTCGCGGCGATCTGCGAGACGGTCGGCGACGCGCTCGACGCGATCGAGGCCAACAGCTTCGACATGGCGATCCTCGACGTGAACCTCAAAGGCGAGAATGTGTGGCCGGTGGCGCACAAGCTGCGCGAGCGCGACGTTCCGTTCGTGCTGGCGAGCGGCGGCCATGTCGACCCGCCGCCGAGCGAGTTCGACGGCGTGCCGATGATCGACAAGCCCTATACGATCGACCGCATCAAGCCGGCCATCGAGGCCGCCGTCGCGGCGACCCCGGAGCAATAA
- the recA gene encoding recombinase RecA gives MATQLKVVGTGGVAVNSDRQKALEAALAQIDRAFGKGSAMKLGSREQIEIETVSTGSLGLDIALGVGGLPKGRIIEIYGPESSGKTTLALHAIAEAQKVGGTAAFVDAEHALDPIYARKLGVDIDELIVSQPDTGEQALEIVDTLVRSNAVDVLVVDSVAALVPRAEIEGEMGDSHVGLQARLMSQALRKLTGSISRSNCTVIFINQVRMKIGVMYGNPETTTGGNALKFYASVRLDIRRTGQIKDRDEIVGNATRVKVVKNKVAPPFKQVEFDIMYGEGVSKVGEILDLGVKAGLVEKSGAWFSYDSIRIGQGRENAKVYLKENPDVARRIEDSIRGKTAEVAEALMVGPDADGE, from the coding sequence ATGGCAACGCAGCTCAAGGTCGTTGGTACAGGCGGGGTGGCAGTGAACTCGGATCGTCAGAAGGCCCTCGAGGCGGCGCTCGCCCAGATCGACCGCGCGTTCGGCAAGGGCAGCGCGATGAAGCTTGGGTCTCGCGAGCAGATCGAGATCGAGACGGTCTCGACCGGAAGCCTCGGGCTCGACATCGCGCTCGGCGTCGGCGGACTGCCGAAGGGCCGGATCATCGAGATCTACGGGCCGGAAAGCTCGGGCAAGACGACGCTCGCGCTGCACGCCATCGCCGAAGCGCAGAAGGTCGGCGGGACGGCGGCGTTCGTCGACGCCGAGCACGCGCTCGACCCGATCTACGCGCGCAAGCTGGGAGTCGACATCGACGAGCTGATCGTGTCGCAGCCCGACACCGGCGAGCAGGCGCTGGAGATCGTCGACACGCTGGTGCGCTCCAACGCGGTCGACGTGCTGGTGGTTGATTCGGTCGCCGCGCTGGTGCCGCGGGCCGAGATCGAGGGCGAGATGGGCGACAGTCACGTCGGCCTTCAGGCGCGGCTGATGAGCCAGGCGCTGCGCAAGCTCACCGGCTCGATCAGCCGTTCCAATTGCACCGTCATTTTCATCAACCAGGTGCGGATGAAGATCGGCGTGATGTACGGCAATCCCGAGACCACGACCGGCGGCAATGCGCTGAAATTCTACGCCAGCGTGCGGCTCGACATCCGCCGCACCGGTCAGATCAAGGATCGCGACGAGATCGTCGGCAACGCGACGCGCGTGAAGGTCGTCAAGAACAAGGTCGCGCCGCCGTTCAAGCAGGTCGAGTTCGACATTATGTACGGTGAGGGCGTCAGCAAGGTCGGCGAGATCCTCGACCTCGGGGTCAAGGCCGGGCTCGTCGAGAAGTCGGGCGCATGGTTCAGCTACGACAGCATCCGCATCGGCCAGGGCCGCGAGAACGCCAAGGTCTATCTCAAGGAGAACCCCGACGTGGCGCGGCGGATCGAGGATTCGATCCGTGGCAAGACCGCCGAGGTGGCCGAAGCGCTGATGGTCGGGCCCGACGCCGACGGCGAGTGA
- a CDS encoding ABC transporter ATP-binding protein, giving the protein MARSSIRTLRVLRRLGRDADPRFDRRLTLLAVYALVAALCELVTLGSLIPLLAILATGRAPDPPVIGALLPDTALGMVAMFAALVMLTAAVRLALAAASQRGVLAIGHAINVAVQRRLLGQPYAFHAATHSSRFVAALQTVDQLTFGLLRPLVQGTAGLIIGAAIFAFLVAAIGWPITLGALLTLGAAYWLVARFAGRRLAERGAIALDSYEEQVRVMMEGSGAIRDVLLDHRQALFADAFGRASARMARARAGTDLLSLAPRFVVEALGASALAALAALVAARDGGLAASLPLFGLLTLALVRAIPLAQMAYSAWTRLASSGQAVDEIAALLALPGAAGTSTGATPLPFTDRVEVRDLAFAYGPDQPTVLCGADFTIAAGEWVGLTGPTGSGKSTAGDLLMGLLQPTAGTILVDGAALDAATLPRWQRAIGHVSQSVYLIDDSIDANITLAPAVDGAARAVERDGIASDSAEADRIRVADCASIAQLDEWLATLPDGLDTRVGERGKRLSGGQRQRIAIARALYKDARLLILDEATNALDSATETALLAALRRERPDLTVLLISHRASTLACCDRLLTVAGGRIVPG; this is encoded by the coding sequence GTGGCGCGTTCGTCGATCCGCACCTTGCGCGTGCTGCGCCGGCTCGGCCGGGACGCAGACCCGCGCTTTGACCGCCGGCTCACCCTGCTCGCCGTCTACGCCTTGGTCGCCGCGTTGTGCGAACTGGTCACGCTCGGCAGCCTGATCCCGTTGCTCGCCATCCTCGCCACCGGACGCGCCCCGGATCCGCCCGTCATCGGCGCGCTGCTCCCCGACACCGCGCTTGGCATGGTCGCCATGTTCGCCGCATTGGTGATGCTGACCGCGGCGGTCCGCCTCGCGCTTGCCGCCGCCAGCCAGCGCGGCGTGCTGGCGATCGGTCATGCGATCAATGTCGCGGTCCAGCGCCGACTGCTCGGCCAGCCCTATGCGTTCCATGCCGCGACCCACTCGAGCCGCTTCGTCGCCGCACTGCAGACGGTCGACCAGCTGACCTTCGGGCTGCTGCGCCCGCTCGTGCAGGGAACTGCCGGGCTCATCATTGGCGCCGCGATCTTCGCTTTCCTCGTCGCCGCGATCGGCTGGCCGATCACGCTCGGCGCGCTACTGACGCTCGGCGCGGCCTATTGGCTCGTCGCGCGCTTCGCCGGTCGCCGCCTCGCCGAGCGCGGCGCCATCGCCCTCGACAGTTATGAGGAACAGGTGCGGGTAATGATGGAAGGCAGCGGCGCGATCCGCGACGTGCTGCTCGATCATCGCCAGGCATTGTTCGCCGACGCCTTCGGGCGGGCCAGCGCACGCATGGCCCGGGCACGCGCCGGGACCGACCTGCTGTCGCTCGCCCCGCGCTTCGTGGTCGAGGCCCTCGGCGCGTCCGCCCTCGCCGCACTCGCCGCGCTGGTCGCGGCGCGCGACGGCGGGCTGGCGGCGTCGCTGCCCTTATTCGGACTGCTGACGCTCGCGCTGGTGCGAGCCATCCCGCTCGCGCAAATGGCCTATTCCGCCTGGACCCGCCTCGCTTCGAGCGGGCAGGCAGTGGACGAGATCGCCGCGCTGCTCGCTTTGCCGGGTGCCGCGGGCACGAGCACCGGCGCGACGCCGCTGCCCTTCACCGACCGGGTCGAGGTCCGCGACCTCGCCTTCGCCTACGGGCCCGACCAGCCCACGGTGCTTTGCGGCGCGGACTTTACAATCGCAGCCGGCGAATGGGTCGGCCTCACCGGACCGACCGGGTCGGGCAAGAGCACCGCGGGCGACCTGCTGATGGGCCTGCTCCAGCCGACCGCAGGCACGATCCTGGTCGACGGCGCGGCGCTCGATGCGGCGACGCTGCCGCGCTGGCAGCGGGCGATCGGCCACGTCTCCCAATCGGTCTATCTGATCGACGACAGCATCGACGCCAACATCACGCTCGCGCCGGCGGTCGACGGTGCGGCGCGCGCCGTCGAGCGCGACGGAATCGCTTCGGACAGCGCCGAGGCGGACCGCATCAGGGTCGCCGACTGCGCCTCGATCGCCCAGCTCGACGAATGGCTGGCGACCCTGCCCGACGGGCTCGACACCCGGGTGGGCGAGCGGGGCAAGAGATTGTCCGGCGGCCAGCGCCAGCGGATCGCCATCGCCCGGGCGCTCTACAAGGACGCGCGCCTGCTGATCCTCGACGAAGCGACCAACGCGCTCGATTCAGCGACCGAGACCGCGCTGCTCGCCGCGCTGCGCCGCGAACGCCCGGACCTCACCGTCCTCCTCATCTCGCACCGCGCCAGCACGCTGGCCTGCTGCGACCGCCTGCTCACTGTTGCCGGCGGCCGCATCGTCCCGGGCTGA
- the surE gene encoding 5'/3'-nucleotidase SurE, protein MRILITNDDGIDAPGLALLERVAARLSDDLWVVAPAEEQSGTGHSLTLTQPLRLRRHGEQRWSVTGTPTDAVMMALAHLMKDHRPDLILSGVNRGANLAEDATYSGTVSAAMEGALAGVPSIALSQAYARQGMGASVPFDAAEGWAERVIVPLATADLAPGTLVNVNFPALNSAAVRGVRVCRQGFRDYGRLHVVERADPRGFPYYWFGLASTVETPGHTTDLEAIADGFVSVTPLHLDLTHDPSLERLGTLFD, encoded by the coding sequence ATGCGCATTCTCATCACCAACGACGACGGCATCGACGCCCCCGGCCTCGCCTTGCTCGAGCGGGTCGCGGCGCGGCTCAGCGACGATCTGTGGGTGGTCGCGCCGGCCGAGGAGCAGTCGGGCACCGGCCATTCGCTGACCCTCACCCAACCGCTCCGCCTGCGCCGTCACGGCGAGCAGCGCTGGTCGGTGACCGGAACGCCGACCGATGCGGTGATGATGGCGCTCGCGCATCTGATGAAGGACCACCGCCCCGACCTCATCCTGTCGGGCGTCAACCGCGGCGCCAACCTCGCCGAGGACGCGACCTATTCCGGCACGGTCTCGGCGGCGATGGAGGGCGCGCTGGCCGGGGTTCCGTCGATCGCGCTGAGCCAGGCCTACGCCCGCCAGGGAATGGGCGCGAGCGTCCCGTTCGACGCCGCCGAAGGCTGGGCCGAGCGGGTCATCGTGCCGCTCGCCACGGCCGACCTCGCGCCGGGCACGCTGGTCAACGTCAATTTCCCGGCGCTCAACTCGGCCGCCGTGCGCGGCGTGCGGGTCTGCCGCCAGGGCTTCCGCGACTACGGCCGGCTGCACGTCGTCGAGCGCGCCGACCCGCGCGGCTTTCCCTATTATTGGTTCGGCCTCGCCTCGACTGTCGAGACCCCCGGCCACACCACCGACCTCGAAGCGATCGCCGACGGCTTCGTCAGCGTCACCCCGCTCCACCTCGACCTCACCCACGACCCGTCGCTCGAGCGGCTCGGCACACTGTTCGATTAG
- the dksA gene encoding RNA polymerase-binding protein DksA codes for MATAVKDLYGSQNPSFDQLELDADYRPSDAEEFMGPRQQAYFLAKLKAWKEAIVEESRATMAQLQVDTLREPDMADRASSETDWSIELRTRDRQRKLIAKIDSAIRRLYEGEYGYCEVTGDPISLARLEARPIATMTLEAQEKHERIERVSRDD; via the coding sequence ATGGCGACCGCTGTTAAAGATCTCTACGGATCTCAAAATCCATCATTCGACCAGCTCGAGCTCGATGCGGACTATCGTCCGAGCGATGCCGAGGAGTTCATGGGCCCGCGCCAGCAGGCCTATTTCCTCGCCAAGCTGAAGGCGTGGAAGGAAGCGATCGTCGAGGAATCGCGCGCCACCATGGCCCAGCTCCAGGTCGATACGCTGCGCGAGCCCGACATGGCCGACCGCGCGTCGAGCGAGACCGACTGGTCGATCGAGCTGCGCACCCGCGACCGCCAGCGCAAGCTGATCGCGAAGATCGATTCAGCCATCCGCCGCCTGTACGAGGGCGAGTACGGCTATTGCGAAGTAACCGGCGACCCGATTTCGCTGGCACGGCTCGAAGCGCGGCCGATCGCGACGATGACGCTAGAGGCGCAGGAGAAGCACGAGCGGATCGAGCGCGTTTCGCGCGACGATTGA
- a CDS encoding YdcH family protein, producing MDHALAEALEAKHAQLEAQIDEEEHRPHPDDIRLHALKKEKLRIKDELVGH from the coding sequence ATGGATCACGCTTTGGCCGAAGCCCTCGAAGCGAAGCACGCGCAACTCGAAGCGCAGATCGACGAAGAGGAGCATCGGCCGCACCCCGACGACATCCGCCTCCACGCCCTCAAGAAAGAAAAGCTTCGAATCAAGGACGAGCTGGTCGGGCACTAG
- a CDS encoding YdcH family protein — translation MATNDDDLRQLLDMLRAEHRRLDAEIAALEADGVAPQLEVARLKKRKLMLKDEIAVIGDRIVPDIIA, via the coding sequence ATGGCGACCAACGACGACGATCTGCGCCAGCTGCTCGACATGCTGCGCGCCGAGCACCGCCGGCTCGACGCCGAGATCGCCGCGCTCGAGGCGGACGGGGTCGCGCCGCAGCTCGAGGTCGCCCGATTGAAGAAACGCAAGCTGATGCTCAAGGACGAGATTGCGGTGATCGGCGACCGCATCGTGCCCGACATCATCGCCTGA
- a CDS encoding DUF1465 family protein, whose amino-acid sequence MTGMSEDFDSAPAESRIAPRLVDSLYSEALLLADEARTYFDKEGRAEQRALDPFARVGFACESLKVTTRIMHIVAWLLTQRAIESGELNGSDGRRPERRLGNANDSDPAVVAQLPPAARRLISASIDLYARVRRLDQGQTADSAPLSPARALMGRLERDLGRGPALH is encoded by the coding sequence ATGACAGGCATGTCAGAGGATTTCGATTCCGCACCGGCCGAGTCGCGCATTGCGCCGCGATTGGTCGATTCGCTGTACAGCGAGGCGCTGCTGCTGGCGGACGAGGCACGGACCTATTTCGACAAGGAAGGCCGCGCCGAGCAGCGCGCGCTCGACCCGTTCGCGCGGGTCGGCTTTGCGTGCGAGTCGCTCAAGGTAACCACCCGCATCATGCATATCGTTGCCTGGTTGCTGACCCAGCGCGCGATCGAGAGCGGGGAGTTGAACGGGTCGGACGGGCGGCGGCCCGAGCGGCGGCTCGGCAACGCCAACGACAGCGATCCCGCGGTGGTCGCGCAGCTCCCGCCGGCGGCGCGGCGGTTGATCTCGGCGAGCATCGATCTCTATGCGCGGGTCCGCCGGCTCGACCAGGGGCAGACCGCCGACAGCGCGCCGCTGAGCCCGGCGCGGGCGCTGATGGGGCGGCTCGAGCGCGACCTCGGCCGCGGCCCGGCGCTCCATTAG
- a CDS encoding NAD(P)H-dependent flavin oxidoreductase produces MSLPPILSNLRLPVIAAPLFIISHPALVIAQCKAGVVGSFPALNARPASQLDEWIHEITEALAAHDRDHPDRPSAPFAVNQIVHMTNTRFEEDMGICEKWKVPIVITSLGARVELNEAVHRWGGITLHDIINDVFAHKAIDKGADGLIAVAAGAGGHAGKWSPFALVQEIREWFDGPLILSGAIARGQSILAAQAMGADLAYIGSPFIATNEARAGDDYKQEIVASGAGDIVASSLFTGIHGNYLKGPIARAGMDPDNLPEADPSKMNFGGAKAWKDIWGSGQGIGAVKEVAPVAALVDRLEREYRSAKAGLCA; encoded by the coding sequence TTGTCCCTGCCGCCGATCCTGTCGAACCTGCGCCTGCCAGTGATCGCCGCGCCCTTGTTCATCATCAGCCACCCGGCGCTGGTCATCGCCCAGTGCAAGGCCGGCGTGGTCGGCAGCTTCCCGGCGCTCAACGCCCGCCCGGCGAGCCAGCTCGACGAATGGATTCACGAGATCACCGAGGCGCTCGCCGCCCACGATCGCGACCATCCCGATCGCCCGAGCGCGCCGTTCGCGGTCAATCAGATCGTCCACATGACCAATACCCGGTTCGAGGAAGACATGGGCATTTGCGAGAAGTGGAAGGTGCCGATCGTCATCACTTCCCTCGGCGCGCGGGTCGAGTTGAACGAGGCGGTCCACCGCTGGGGCGGGATCACGCTCCACGACATTATCAACGACGTGTTCGCCCACAAGGCGATCGACAAGGGCGCCGACGGGCTGATCGCGGTCGCCGCGGGCGCCGGTGGCCATGCCGGCAAATGGTCGCCGTTCGCGCTCGTCCAGGAAATCCGCGAGTGGTTCGACGGGCCGCTGATCCTGTCGGGCGCGATCGCGCGCGGCCAGTCGATCCTCGCCGCCCAGGCGATGGGCGCCGATCTCGCCTATATCGGCTCGCCGTTCATCGCCACGAACGAGGCGCGCGCCGGCGACGACTACAAGCAGGAGATCGTGGCGTCCGGCGCCGGCGATATCGTCGCTTCGTCCCTCTTCACGGGCATCCACGGCAATTATTTGAAGGGCCCGATCGCCCGCGCCGGAATGGACCCCGACAACCTGCCCGAGGCCGACCCGAGCAAGATGAACTTCGGCGGGGCCAAGGCGTGGAAAGACATCTGGGGGTCCGGCCAGGGCATCGGCGCGGTCAAGGAAGTCGCTCCGGTCGCCGCGCTGGTCGACCGCCTCGAGCGCGAATATCGCTCGGCCAAGGCTGGGCTGTGCGCCTGA